Proteins from a single region of Gossypium arboreum isolate Shixiya-1 chromosome 1, ASM2569848v2, whole genome shotgun sequence:
- the LOC108483464 gene encoding uncharacterized protein LOC108483464 isoform X2, with translation MAFQQIPGPSSGSSSSSGFQYMNSPFGDTTYTKVFVGGLAWETQSETMRRYFEQFGEIVEAVVITDKNTGRSKGYGFVTFRDPESARRACADPTPIIDGRRANCNLASLGRPRPPVPYGRLRPASPYIGGVPRGAYVGSIGYQPPLPYNYQQGLMYPSYGYATYGPEYVYPQGAYNPYVAQQYLQIYGVPGAVNPAIYPYGQLGQTVPSGHGYTAVQGYAMPSHQIVQFGGAVANAITTSPMPTIQTPYPGGIAASVPAQPQFIVTTPSQFMQGSGSDQTTG, from the exons ATGGCGTTTCAGCAAATTCCGGGTCCGAGCTCGGGGTCGAGTTCGAGTTCTGGCTTCCAATACATGAATTCCCCTTTTGGAGATACCACATACACCAAGGTCTTTGTTGGGGGACTCGCTTGGGAAACTCAAAGCGAAACCATGCGCCGATATTTCGAGCAGTTTGGTGAAATCGTGGAAGCCGTTGTCATCACTGATAAGAACACCGGCCGTTCAAAAGGATATGGTTTT GTAACTTTCCGGGATCCAGAGTCTGCTAGGAGAGCCTGTGCTGATCCGACCCCAATTATTGATGGCAGGCGTGCTAATTGTAATTTGGCTTCTCTAGGCCGTCCTCGACCTCCTGTTCCTTACG GACGTTTGAGACCAGCTTCTCCATATATTGGAGGTGTGCCACGAGGGGCTTATGTTGGAAGTATTGGCTATCAGCCTCCACTTCCTTACAATTATCAACAAGGATTGATGTACCCTTCTTATGG GTATGCAACATATGGACCTGAATATGTCTATCCTCAG GGTGCTTACAACCCCTACGTGGCTCAGCAGTACCTTCAGATATATGGAGTTCCTGGAGCAGTTAATCCAGCTATTTATCCTTATGGGCAATTGGGTCAGACTGTTCCTAGTGGACATGGTTATACAGCTGTACAGGGATATGCAATGCCAAGCCATCAAATAGTGCAGTTTGGAGGAGCCGTTGCTAATGCAATCACAACTTCTCCAATGCCCACAATCCAAACACCATATCCTGGAG GTATAGCAGCATCTGTTCCAGCACAGCCACAATTTATTGTTACTACTCCTTCTCAGTTTATGCAAGGTAGTGGTTCTGACCAAACAACTGGGTGA
- the LOC108483464 gene encoding uncharacterized protein LOC108483464 isoform X1, translated as MAFQQIPGPSSGSSSSSGFQYMNSPFGDTTYTKVFVGGLAWETQSETMRRYFEQFGEIVEAVVITDKNTGRSKGYGFVTFRDPESARRACADPTPIIDGRRANCNLASLGRPRPPVPYGIISNLSGRLRPASPYIGGVPRGAYVGSIGYQPPLPYNYQQGLMYPSYGYATYGPEYVYPQGAYNPYVAQQYLQIYGVPGAVNPAIYPYGQLGQTVPSGHGYTAVQGYAMPSHQIVQFGGAVANAITTSPMPTIQTPYPGGIAASVPAQPQFIVTTPSQFMQGSGSDQTTG; from the exons ATGGCGTTTCAGCAAATTCCGGGTCCGAGCTCGGGGTCGAGTTCGAGTTCTGGCTTCCAATACATGAATTCCCCTTTTGGAGATACCACATACACCAAGGTCTTTGTTGGGGGACTCGCTTGGGAAACTCAAAGCGAAACCATGCGCCGATATTTCGAGCAGTTTGGTGAAATCGTGGAAGCCGTTGTCATCACTGATAAGAACACCGGCCGTTCAAAAGGATATGGTTTT GTAACTTTCCGGGATCCAGAGTCTGCTAGGAGAGCCTGTGCTGATCCGACCCCAATTATTGATGGCAGGCGTGCTAATTGTAATTTGGCTTCTCTAGGCCGTCCTCGACCTCCTGTTCCTTACGGTATCATCTCTAATCTGTCCG GACGTTTGAGACCAGCTTCTCCATATATTGGAGGTGTGCCACGAGGGGCTTATGTTGGAAGTATTGGCTATCAGCCTCCACTTCCTTACAATTATCAACAAGGATTGATGTACCCTTCTTATGG GTATGCAACATATGGACCTGAATATGTCTATCCTCAG GGTGCTTACAACCCCTACGTGGCTCAGCAGTACCTTCAGATATATGGAGTTCCTGGAGCAGTTAATCCAGCTATTTATCCTTATGGGCAATTGGGTCAGACTGTTCCTAGTGGACATGGTTATACAGCTGTACAGGGATATGCAATGCCAAGCCATCAAATAGTGCAGTTTGGAGGAGCCGTTGCTAATGCAATCACAACTTCTCCAATGCCCACAATCCAAACACCATATCCTGGAG GTATAGCAGCATCTGTTCCAGCACAGCCACAATTTATTGTTACTACTCCTTCTCAGTTTATGCAAGGTAGTGGTTCTGACCAAACAACTGGGTGA
- the LOC108483170 gene encoding AT-rich interactive domain-containing protein 5-like yields MEDTEMLEQQLPEASQVNLVDTAVQEQQSSPPTKDQNANETIADTTSTLPTDVNMTDNPPMPDKPDNISSNDANTDPSDAPPAEPLEQKVNGDATPLRSLAPESGPEKVEKSKSWLLDPEMGEADEAGTPEERAAFMKELESFYKDRSLEFKPPKFYGEPLNCLKLWRAVIKLGGYEVVTASKLWRQVGESFHPPKTCTTVSWTFRIFYEKALLEYEKYKRENGEIQLPASSLPHASGEKESSGFLALGSGRARRDAAARAMQGWHAQRSVGYGEITEPIVKEKIMGSAPKRERHLKSIGLQKQKMPISTELDKSAHDKQLITEIVDVGTPADWVKINVRETQDCFEVYALVPGLLREEVRVQSDPAGRVVITGQPEQVDNPWGITPFKKVVNLPSRIDPLLTTAVVSLHGRLFVRVPFEQGSAA; encoded by the exons ATGGAAGATACCGAAATGTTGGAACAGCAGCTGCCTGAGGCTTCCCAAGTTAACCTTGTTGATACTGCTGTCCAAGAGCAACAGTCCTCACCCCCCACTAAGGATCAAAATGCCAATGAAACAATTGCTGATACAACTTCAACCTTGCCCACTGATGTTAACATGACTGATAATCCTCCTATGCCCGATAAACCTGATAACATATCTTCCAATGATGCTAATACCGATCCTTCTGATGCTCCTCCTGCTGAACCACTGGAGCAGAAAGTCAATGGAGATGCTACTCCCCTTCGCTCTCTTGCCCCTGAATCTGGACCTGAGAAGGTGGAGAAATCAAAGAGTTGGTTGCTTGATCCTGAG ATGGGGGAGGCTGATGAAGCTGGAACACCAGAGGAGCGAGCAGCATTCATGAAGGAGCTGGAAAGTTTCTATAAGGATAGGTCATTGGAATTCAAGCCCCCTAAATTTTATGGAGAACCGCTAAACTGCCTTAA GTTGTGGAGAGCAGTTATTAAATTGGGTGGCTACGAAGTG GTTACTGCATCAAAGTTATGGCGGCAAGTGGGAGAGTCTTTCCACCCCCCAAA GACCTGCACAACTGTCTCTTGGACATTCCGCATATTTTACGAGAAG GCACTGTTAGAATATGAAAAGTATAAGAGAGAGAATGGTGAGATTCAACTTCCTGCTTCTTCACTCCCTCATGCAAGTGGTGAAAAGGAG TCAAGTGGTTTCCTAGCCTTGGGGTCAGGTAGGGCACGCAGGGATGCTGCTGCTCGTGCCATGCAGGGTTGGCATGCTCAACGTTCTGTTGGATATGGTGAGATTACCGAGCCCATTGTGAAG GAGAAAATCATGGGTTCTGCTccaaaacgtgaaagacatctCAAAAGTATTG GTTTGCAGAAGCAGAAGATGCCAATAAGCACAGAGCTTGATAAATCTGCACATGATAAGCA ACTGATTACTGAAATTGTTGATGTTGGAACCCCTGCTGATTGGGTGAAGATCAATGTCCGTGAAACT CAGGATTGCTTTGAGGTATATGCTCTGGTCCCTGGGCTTCTGCGTGAGGAG GTACGAGTTCAATCAGATCCTGCTGGACGTGTGGTTATCACTGGCCAACCAGAGCAAGTTGACAATCCTTGGGGTATCACGCCCTTTAAGAAg GTAGTGAACTTACCATCGAGAATTGATCCGCTTCTGACAACTGCTGTTGTGAGCTTGCATGGTCGACTCTTTGTTCGTGTCCCTTTTGAGCAGGGATCAGCAGCTTGA
- the LOC108480641 gene encoding cell division control protein 2 homolog D produces MEKPRQISAMEAFEKLEKVGEGTYGKVYRARERATGKIVALKKTRLHEDDEGVPPTTLREVSILRMLSRDPHVVRLMDVKQGQNKEGKTVLYLVFEYMDTDLKKYIRSFRQTGENIPVNIVKSLMYQLCKGVAFCHGHGVLHRDLKPHNLLMDRKTMTLKIADLGLARAFTLPIKKYTHEILTLWYRAPEVLLGATHYSTAVDMWSVACIFAELVTKQALFPGDSELQQLLHIFRLLGTPNEQVWPGVSSLPNWHEYPQWSAQSLASAVPNLDSDGLHLLSEMLQYDPSKRISAKKAMEHPYFADLNKAYL; encoded by the exons ATGGAGAAGCCAAGGCAAATCTCAGCAATGGAGGCATTCGAGAAATTGGAGAAGGTGGGAGAGGGAACCTACGGAAAGGTATACAGAGCAAGAGAGAGAGCGACGGGGAAGATCGTAGCCTTAAAGAAGACTCGTCTCCATGAGGACGATGAAGGCGTTCCTCCCACCACTCTCCGCGAGGTCTCCATCTTGCGCATGCTCTCTCGGGATCCTCATGTCGTCAG ATTGATGGATGTTAAACAAGGACAAAACAAAGAAGGAAAGACGGTTCTATACTTGGTTTTTGAGTACATGGATACTGATCTCAAGAAATACATCCGCTCATTTCGCCAAACTGGGGAGAACATTCCCGTTAACATTGTCAag AGCTTGATGTACCAACTGTGCAAAGGTGTTGCCTTCTGCCACGGTCATGGGGTTTTACACAG AGACCTTAAGCCTCACAATCTCCTCATGGATAGAAAGACCATGACCCTTAAAATAGCTGATCTCGGCCTAGCTCGAGCTTTTACTCTTCCCATTAAGAAGTACACTCATGAGATATTAACACTATGGTATAGAGCACCTGAAGTCCTTTTGGGGGCTACTCATTACTCAACTGCCGTGGATATGTGGTCTGTGGCCTGCATCTTTG CCGAGCTGGTCACCAAACAGGCTCTATTCCCTGGAGATTCTGAGCTGCAGCAGCTCCTTCATATTTTCAG GTTGTTGGGTACTCCAAATGAACAAGTCTGGCCTGGAGTAAGCTCACTACCAAACTGGCATGAGTATCCCCAGTGGAGCGCCCAGAGCCTGGCATCAGCTGTTCCTAATTTGGATAGTGATGGGCTACACCTGTTATCG GAAATGTTGCAATATGATCCCTCAAAGCGAATTTCAGCCAAAAAAGCTATGGAACATCCCTACTTTGCAGATCTGAACAAGGCTTATCTTTGA